A section of the Gloeobacter violaceus PCC 7421 genome encodes:
- a CDS encoding serine/threonine protein kinase, which translates to MVERLGHNVHRQTWLAGDERTAEQVVLKALAFDNEMQWQQLKLAEREAATLQSLTHPCIPRLVESFWLELPEGHYFCLVQSYIPGQSLAAMLRAGRRWSPGEVLNIARQVLEILDYLHSQSPPVVHRDIKPSNIILSDDGRLFLIDFGAVQAQSLPDQTVTVVGTFGYMAPEQFYGKTSPASDLYSLGMLLLCILTGTEATEIPRRGLQVELPSTSLVEQPMRAWFACMLAPEHQDRFDSAREALESLGKAETAKMPEVLNVRN; encoded by the coding sequence TTGGTTGAGCGGTTGGGTCACAACGTTCATCGCCAGACCTGGCTGGCCGGCGATGAACGCACCGCAGAGCAGGTGGTGCTCAAGGCCCTCGCCTTTGATAACGAAATGCAATGGCAGCAACTCAAGCTTGCTGAACGAGAGGCTGCCACGTTGCAATCACTTACCCACCCATGCATACCGCGTTTGGTGGAATCATTCTGGCTGGAACTGCCGGAGGGACATTATTTCTGTCTTGTACAAAGCTACATTCCCGGCCAATCTCTAGCCGCAATGCTTCGCGCCGGTCGGCGTTGGTCGCCGGGTGAAGTACTGAACATCGCGCGGCAGGTGCTGGAGATCCTGGACTACTTGCACTCTCAGTCACCCCCAGTGGTGCACCGAGATATCAAGCCCAGCAATATCATTTTGAGCGACGATGGAAGACTATTTCTTATCGATTTCGGTGCAGTCCAGGCCCAGTCGCTGCCCGACCAAACGGTGACAGTGGTGGGCACATTCGGTTACATGGCTCCAGAGCAATTTTACGGCAAGACAAGCCCCGCCTCAGATCTCTACAGTCTGGGAATGCTGCTGCTATGCATCCTGACAGGCACGGAGGCGACCGAAATTCCGCGTCGGGGGTTGCAAGTCGAGTTGCCGTCGACATCGTTGGTAGAGCAGCCAATGCGCGCCTGGTTTGCGTGCATGCTTGCACCGGAGCACCAGGATCGTTTCGACAGTGCCCGCGAGGCACTGGAAAGTTTAGGAAAAGCAGAAACAGCCAAAATGCCAGAAGTGTTGAATGTCAGGAATTGA
- a CDS encoding transposase, whose translation MGKPPINQMLPPFYQQFLQQQLGLDKAVFLHILLHTLQTQQNLCLERLANALPLPITVDSRRKAVQRFLLLPSLCLWHLWLPLLAQIIEHFAVQPQRLVLAIDRTNWWKYNLLMVSLVWDRRALPVFWRLLNHAGNSSLPERRSVLLPVLKYFHHKQIIVLGDREFGSVGFANWLQSQKVSYCLPASQAQ comes from the coding sequence GTGGGCAAACCCCCCATCAATCAAATGTTGCCTCCATTCTACCAGCAGTTCCTTCAGCAACAACTTGGACTGGACAAAGCTGTATTCTTGCACATCCTCCTCCATACCTTGCAGACCCAACAAAACCTTTGCCTCGAACGGCTTGCCAACGCTTTGCCCCTACCAATTACGGTCGATAGCAGGCGCAAGGCAGTCCAACGCTTCCTGCTGCTGCCATCGCTTTGTTTGTGGCATCTCTGGTTGCCTTTGCTCGCTCAGATCATCGAACACTTTGCTGTCCAACCCCAGCGGCTGGTCCTGGCTATCGACCGCACTAACTGGTGGAAGTACAACCTGCTAATGGTCAGCCTCGTCTGGGACCGCCGCGCTCTGCCTGTCTTCTGGCGACTGTTGAACCATGCAGGTAATTCCAGCCTGCCAGAGCGCCGAAGTGTGCTGCTGCCTGTCCTCAAATACTTTCACCACAAGCAGATTATCGTTTTGGGGGACCGTGAGTTTGGTTCGGTGGGCTTTGCCAATTGGCTCCAATCCCAGAAAGTCTCTTACTGCCTGCCTGCGTCTCAAGCGCAGTGA
- a CDS encoding transposase, with product MLKPGQSLWFKGAKLVKRKPFGPVNIAGKLGFQPGKKEAYCEPWWLLTNLSTPQEAITWYRCRWGIEEMFRDCKSGGYNLEKLRVQPKRFKRMLMVLAMAMSLSVMHGKQLKRQGLQKYVSRVAEPGRVVKRRSTFRVGLQSEVWSQGMERCRQLVEKLMSLRRRWLKQYRQGQRALMLLQLTS from the coding sequence GTGCTGAAGCCCGGCCAGTCTCTGTGGTTCAAAGGAGCAAAACTGGTCAAGCGCAAGCCGTTTGGGCCTGTAAACATCGCCGGGAAACTCGGATTCCAGCCAGGCAAAAAAGAGGCTTATTGTGAGCCCTGGTGGCTGTTGACTAATTTGTCGACACCGCAAGAGGCCATCACTTGGTATCGTTGCCGCTGGGGCATCGAGGAGATGTTCCGCGACTGTAAAAGTGGCGGGTACAATCTGGAGAAATTGCGTGTCCAGCCAAAGCGATTCAAGCGGATGCTGATGGTGCTTGCGATGGCGATGAGTTTGTCTGTGATGCACGGCAAGCAACTGAAGCGTCAGGGATTGCAAAAGTACGTGTCACGGGTAGCGGAGCCAGGTAGAGTGGTCAAACGGCGAAGCACATTTCGAGTCGGTCTACAAAGTGAAGTCTGGTCCCAAGGGATGGAGCGATGTCGCCAATTGGTGGAAAAGCTGATGAGCTTGCGGCGCAGATGGCTGAAACAATATCGTCAGGGTCAACGGGCTCTGATGCTTCTGCAGCTTACTTCCTGA
- a CDS encoding DUF1778 domain-containing protein yields MTPEPQTKTERIDIRTTPAAKRALQETAAIEHKTVSGFLLDSGLKASAQILADRWFFLLDDKRWEVFVAAFNASPKEHQRLRQLLSPLGVLLN; encoded by the coding sequence ATGACTCCCGAACCGCAAACCAAAACTGAGCGCATTGATATTCGTACCACTCCCGCCGCTAAACGAGCCTTGCAGGAAACAGCGGCGATAGAACACAAAACAGTCAGCGGGTTCCTGCTCGATAGCGGGTTGAAGGCATCTGCACAGATCCTGGCCGACCGGTGGTTTTTTTTGCTCGACGATAAGCGGTGGGAGGTCTTTGTGGCAGCTTTCAACGCATCACCGAAAGAGCACCAACGCCTTCGACAGTTGCTGAGTCCACTGGGCGTTTTATTGAATTAG
- a CDS encoding phytoene desaturase family protein, with protein sequence MFDAIVIGSGIGGLCAGALLARHGRRVLVLESHTIPGGAAHSFSRQGFHFDSGPSFHCGLAAPDSLNPLRLILEALGETIPAIPYDPFADYHFPEGRLAVHGEAKRYREAIAAITPRGEREFARFEARLLPMYEALREIPILALRADLGLLLTLLGRYLGQTLRLLTLVADLQSSTGQILDRDVRDPWVRRLIDLECFLLSGLTAHGTVAPEFAFMLGERSRSVVDYPVGGGGALVEALVRALCRWGGRIRLGTHVESIQVERGRAVGVRLAGGEAIPAPVVISNATLWDTYTKLLPEGSLSPSFLRSALGTPAVDSFMHLHLGIRAEGLENLNGHHVVVHREPLTAPGHTCMISIPSVWEPALAPPGHHAVHAYTLEPFTGWRRDETYQTRKRERAGPLWSALERVIPDLRERVVLELTGSPLTHARYLRRHRGTYGPAVMPGIGSFPAPGTPILGLYRVGDTTIPGIGVPAVAASAILCVNTLVRPEESEALIEKSLPLSR encoded by the coding sequence ATGTTCGACGCGATTGTTATCGGCAGCGGCATCGGCGGACTGTGCGCCGGGGCGCTTTTGGCCCGCCACGGCAGACGGGTGCTCGTCTTGGAAAGCCATACCATCCCCGGCGGGGCGGCCCACAGCTTCAGCCGCCAGGGTTTCCACTTCGATTCGGGGCCGTCGTTTCACTGCGGTCTTGCCGCTCCCGACAGCCTCAATCCTTTGCGGCTGATCCTGGAGGCGCTCGGAGAAACGATTCCGGCTATCCCCTACGATCCGTTTGCCGATTACCACTTTCCGGAGGGGCGCTTGGCCGTGCACGGCGAGGCCAAGCGCTACCGCGAGGCCATTGCCGCGATCACCCCCCGCGGCGAGCGCGAATTTGCGCGCTTCGAGGCGCGGCTTTTGCCGATGTACGAGGCGTTGCGCGAGATTCCGATTCTGGCGCTGCGCGCCGATCTGGGCTTGCTCCTCACCCTGCTTGGCCGCTACTTGGGTCAGACGCTCCGGTTGCTCACCCTGGTGGCCGACCTGCAAAGTTCCACCGGCCAGATTCTCGATCGCGACGTGCGCGACCCGTGGGTACGCCGCCTGATCGATCTTGAATGTTTCTTGCTCTCGGGGCTCACCGCCCACGGCACCGTCGCCCCGGAGTTCGCCTTTATGCTCGGGGAGCGCTCCCGCTCGGTGGTCGATTATCCGGTAGGCGGCGGCGGGGCGCTTGTGGAAGCGCTGGTGCGCGCACTTTGCCGCTGGGGAGGCCGGATTCGTCTGGGAACGCATGTCGAATCGATCCAAGTCGAGCGGGGTCGGGCAGTTGGGGTGCGGCTGGCGGGCGGCGAGGCGATCCCGGCTCCGGTGGTCATCTCCAACGCCACCCTCTGGGACACCTACACGAAGCTGCTCCCGGAGGGTTCTTTGAGCCCGTCGTTTTTAAGATCGGCTCTTGGCACCCCTGCCGTCGACAGCTTCATGCACCTGCACCTGGGCATCCGCGCCGAGGGTCTCGAAAACCTGAACGGCCACCACGTCGTCGTCCACCGCGAACCGCTCACTGCCCCCGGTCACACCTGCATGATCTCGATCCCGAGCGTCTGGGAGCCGGCCCTTGCCCCGCCGGGCCATCACGCCGTGCACGCCTACACGCTGGAGCCGTTCACCGGTTGGCGGCGCGACGAAACTTACCAGACGCGCAAGCGCGAGCGCGCCGGACCGCTCTGGTCGGCCCTGGAGCGAGTGATCCCCGATCTTCGGGAACGGGTCGTCCTGGAGCTGACCGGTTCGCCCCTCACCCACGCGCGCTACCTACGCCGCCACCGGGGCACCTACGGCCCGGCGGTGATGCCCGGAATCGGTTCTTTTCCCGCACCCGGCACACCGATCCTAGGGCTGTACCGGGTAGGGGACACGACAATCCCAGGTATCGGTGTGCCTGCTGTCGCCGCATCCGCCATTCTCTGTGTCAATACGTTGGTGCGCCCCGAGGAGAGCGAAGCCCTAATCGAGAAGAGCCTTCCCCTAAGCCGTTGA
- the coaE gene encoding dephospho-CoA kinase (Dephospho-CoA kinase (CoaE) performs the final step in coenzyme A biosynthesis.) produces the protein MAGRAQGARWMARRVIGLTGGIATGKSTVGRLLAGWGIPVIDADLLAREAVAPGSAALAEIVQHYGSTMLTNAGALDRSALARIIFSDPQERRWVESRIHPSVRAAMQAAVEREPGTICLMIPLLFEAGMTDLVTEIWVVSCKPERQHARLKERDGLDDQAIAARIASQWPLTEKVRHADVVLDNDGDFAHLKIQVERALDQASI, from the coding sequence ATGGCAGGGCGGGCGCAGGGGGCGCGCTGGATGGCAAGACGGGTAATCGGCCTGACAGGCGGGATCGCAACGGGCAAGAGCACAGTGGGCCGCCTGCTCGCCGGGTGGGGCATCCCGGTCATCGACGCCGACCTTCTGGCGCGCGAAGCGGTTGCACCCGGCAGCGCCGCCCTGGCCGAGATCGTTCAGCATTACGGTAGTACGATGCTCACCAACGCCGGAGCGCTCGACCGCTCAGCCCTGGCGCGCATCATTTTCTCCGACCCGCAGGAGCGCCGCTGGGTGGAAAGCCGCATCCATCCGTCCGTGCGCGCGGCCATGCAGGCGGCCGTCGAACGCGAGCCCGGGACCATCTGCTTGATGATCCCGCTGCTGTTCGAAGCGGGCATGACCGACCTGGTAACCGAAATCTGGGTGGTGAGCTGCAAGCCTGAGCGGCAACACGCGCGGCTAAAGGAGCGCGACGGGCTCGATGACCAGGCGATTGCGGCGCGCATCGCAAGCCAGTGGCCGCTTACCGAAAAAGTGCGGCATGCCGACGTCGTACTCGACAACGACGGCGACTTTGCCCACCTGAAAATTCAGGTGGAGCGCGCCCTCGATCAAGCTTCGATCTGA
- a CDS encoding DUF1997 domain-containing protein, which produces MTSPIQASAQAALDVSLPAAPAEVRRYVSDPQRLLRSGFPPERIEQLGPDRFRLKVRPLVWMGLAIEPTAELQIGADDQGRAWAQLIAYELKGHPWLVKHLKIDFRAQLRTLDAMQAGRTPMQGWAEASACFPTPPFLAWMAEPVLSGAARTILESFLWILRDRLSRSLESDFRRWQAAAVQIEA; this is translated from the coding sequence ATGACCAGCCCGATCCAGGCTTCGGCCCAGGCTGCCCTCGACGTGTCGCTGCCGGCCGCACCCGCTGAAGTCCGCCGCTACGTGAGCGATCCGCAGCGGCTTTTGCGCAGCGGCTTTCCGCCGGAGCGCATCGAGCAACTTGGCCCCGATCGCTTCCGGCTGAAGGTGCGCCCACTGGTCTGGATGGGCCTTGCCATCGAACCGACTGCCGAGTTGCAAATCGGTGCCGACGATCAAGGGCGCGCCTGGGCGCAACTGATTGCCTACGAATTGAAGGGTCACCCCTGGCTGGTCAAGCACCTTAAAATCGACTTTCGCGCCCAGTTGCGCACCCTCGATGCGATGCAGGCGGGGCGCACCCCCATGCAAGGGTGGGCCGAGGCTTCCGCCTGCTTTCCGACGCCGCCCTTTCTGGCCTGGATGGCCGAACCGGTCTTGAGCGGGGCAGCGCGCACGATCCTCGAAAGTTTCCTGTGGATCTTGCGCGACCGGCTCAGCAGGTCCCTCGAAAGTGATTTTCGGCGCTGGCAGGCTGCGGCCGTTCAGATCGAAGCTTGA
- the prmA gene encoding 50S ribosomal protein L11 methyltransferase translates to MAELWQVQVETAADGADGEVEETLYWYLSELGLPHVERQILAGRLVLRGYLSGETPEGVMERWREHIRERLTQKAEIGWYAVERRDWQAAWREQWRPIFVGERLVIWPVWLPDPPGDRLVIPLDPGMAFGTGEHATTRLCLRALESVPDLGTFADVGCGSGVLTVAALKLGAGRGWAVDTDDLAVVSTRKNLEISGLEERVTVARGSTEQLSGPLDGVVSNILAEVIANLAPEFRRLVHPGGWGIFSGLLLTQAPRVVEALAGQGFALSETLSEGDWACLVGRFSADRPRSAGS, encoded by the coding sequence GTGGCCGAGCTATGGCAAGTGCAGGTGGAGACGGCCGCGGACGGGGCCGACGGCGAGGTCGAAGAGACGCTCTACTGGTATCTGAGCGAACTGGGGCTTCCCCACGTCGAGCGGCAAATTCTCGCAGGGCGGCTGGTGCTGCGGGGGTATCTGAGCGGCGAGACGCCCGAGGGGGTGATGGAGCGCTGGCGCGAACACATCCGAGAGCGGCTGACCCAAAAGGCAGAAATTGGCTGGTACGCAGTGGAGCGGCGCGACTGGCAGGCGGCCTGGCGCGAGCAGTGGCGGCCGATATTCGTGGGCGAACGCCTGGTTATCTGGCCGGTGTGGTTGCCGGATCCCCCCGGCGACCGGCTGGTGATCCCCCTCGATCCGGGCATGGCCTTCGGCACCGGCGAGCACGCCACCACCCGGCTGTGCCTGCGGGCACTCGAATCCGTACCGGATCTGGGCACTTTTGCCGATGTCGGCTGCGGCTCCGGAGTGCTCACGGTGGCGGCCCTCAAGTTGGGGGCCGGGCGAGGCTGGGCGGTTGACACCGACGATCTGGCCGTCGTCTCCACCCGCAAGAATCTCGAAATCAGCGGGCTGGAGGAGCGGGTCACCGTCGCGCGCGGCAGCACCGAGCAGTTGTCCGGACCGCTCGATGGGGTGGTGAGCAACATCCTGGCCGAGGTGATCGCCAATCTGGCCCCGGAATTTCGGCGGCTGGTGCACCCCGGCGGCTGGGGCATCTTCAGCGGCCTGCTGCTTACCCAGGCTCCCCGCGTGGTCGAAGCCCTTGCCGGACAAGGTTTTGCACTTTCCGAGACCCTCAGTGAAGGCGACTGGGCCTGCCTGGTGGGCCGCTTCAGCGCGGATCGCCCCCGAAGCGCCGGTAGCTGA
- the thiO gene encoding glycine oxidase ThiO — translation MKICILGGGLIGLAVALELRLAGVEVVVLDRGSVPAGWAAAGMIAPAAEGLAGGPLADLAFASRALWPAWAVRLEEFSGQGIDYTPCGALVPAVGDAIAPAEGQWWDSARMASAVPGLAPEIAGGWWLEKEACVDNRKVLTALRLAVERLGAEIWAGVTVTGPADPGLAAVATSAGPVAADAFVLAQGAWSGAWGLPVQPLKGQMLALESEPGWLGAIVFGEDIYLVPRRDGRIVLGATQETIGFTPGNTAGGMASLLAAALTLVPGLASHCILEQWWGFRPVSPDAAPLIGPGPWPNLYLATGHHRNGVLLAPVTAQLVTRALTGDEDPLLSAFSYRRFGGDPR, via the coding sequence ATGAAAATCTGTATCCTGGGCGGCGGATTAATCGGCCTTGCGGTGGCGCTCGAACTGCGGCTTGCCGGGGTCGAAGTCGTCGTGCTCGACCGCGGCAGCGTGCCCGCGGGTTGGGCGGCGGCGGGGATGATCGCCCCAGCGGCCGAGGGATTGGCGGGCGGCCCACTCGCGGATCTGGCTTTTGCAAGCCGCGCGCTGTGGCCCGCCTGGGCGGTGCGCCTCGAAGAATTCAGCGGCCAGGGAATCGATTACACCCCCTGCGGCGCCCTGGTGCCCGCGGTCGGGGACGCCATTGCCCCAGCCGAAGGTCAGTGGTGGGACAGCGCCCGGATGGCGAGCGCAGTGCCGGGTCTTGCCCCCGAGATCGCGGGTGGGTGGTGGCTTGAAAAAGAAGCCTGCGTCGACAACCGCAAGGTGCTCACCGCCCTGCGCCTGGCCGTCGAGCGACTGGGAGCCGAAATTTGGGCGGGAGTGACGGTCACCGGACCCGCCGATCCGGGTCTTGCCGCCGTGGCCACCAGTGCCGGTCCGGTGGCGGCGGACGCCTTCGTGCTCGCCCAGGGGGCCTGGTCAGGGGCCTGGGGACTGCCCGTCCAGCCGCTCAAAGGCCAGATGCTCGCCCTCGAAAGCGAACCGGGTTGGCTGGGAGCGATCGTCTTTGGCGAGGACATTTATCTGGTGCCGCGCCGGGACGGCCGCATCGTCCTGGGCGCCACCCAGGAGACAATCGGTTTCACCCCGGGCAACACCGCCGGCGGGATGGCCAGTCTGCTTGCCGCTGCCCTCACCCTGGTGCCGGGGCTCGCTTCCCACTGCATCCTGGAGCAGTGGTGGGGCTTTCGCCCGGTTTCTCCTGACGCCGCGCCGCTCATAGGACCGGGTCCGTGGCCGAATCTGTACCTTGCGACCGGTCACCATCGCAACGGGGTTCTGCTCGCACCGGTCACCGCCCAGCTGGTGACCCGCGCGCTCACCGGCGACGAAGATCCTTTGCTCTCGGCCTTCAGCTACCGGCGCTTCGGGGGCGATCCGCGCTGA
- a CDS encoding cupin domain-containing protein: protein METSQMLSPDIDIVASTVLRPWGSFTVLGEGNGYKVKRIEVKPGHRLSLQMHHHRSEHWVVVSGTARVVCNDRIELIHANQSTYVPPCATHRLENPGIIPLVIIEVQNGQYLGEDDIIRFEDDYKRIEPRS from the coding sequence ATGGAAACTTCGCAAATGCTGAGTCCGGACATCGATATCGTCGCTTCCACCGTACTCCGGCCCTGGGGTTCGTTCACGGTCCTGGGCGAAGGCAACGGCTACAAAGTCAAGCGCATCGAGGTCAAACCCGGCCACCGCCTGAGCCTGCAGATGCACCACCACCGCTCCGAGCACTGGGTCGTCGTCTCCGGCACCGCCCGCGTCGTCTGCAACGACCGCATCGAACTCATCCACGCCAACCAGTCGACCTACGTGCCCCCCTGCGCCACCCACCGCCTCGAAAACCCCGGCATCATCCCGCTGGTGATTATCGAAGTTCAAAACGGTCAGTACCTCGGCGAGGACGACATCATCCGCTTCGAGGACGACTACAAGCGTATCGAGCCGCGCTCTTGA
- the serA gene encoding phosphoglycerate dehydrogenase, with the protein MPKVLVSDAIDQAGIEILTQVAQVTYEPDLSPATLLETIPQYDALMIRSGTKVTALVIEAAQRLRIIGRAGVGVDNVDLQAATRKGIVVVNSPEGNTIAAAEHAIALMMSLSRHVGEANASLKAGQWKRSQFIGVEVYKKTIGVVGLGRIGSHVTRVARALGMQIVAFDPYISAERAQQLGARLVDLEQLFHEADYITLHVPRTPETTHLINEKTLASMKPTARIINCARGGLIDEQALYVALKEGRIAGAALDVFENEPLGESPLCALGREVILTPHLGASTEEAQTNVAIDVAEQIRDVLLGLPARTAVNIPGLRAEVLQELKPYLELADTLGNLVGQLAGGRVDALDIRLQGILAAKDAQPIVVAALKGLLTPALRERVNFVNALLEAKERGIRVTETRDSAFADYAGSIRLEARGPEGERSVTGALLAEDELRITNIDEFPISVAPSRYMLITLHRDMPGIIGKVGSFLGSYNVNIAGMQVGRKLVRGDAVMMVSLDDPLPEGLLGEIESVPGIRKAYTVNL; encoded by the coding sequence ATGCCCAAGGTGCTTGTCAGTGACGCGATCGACCAGGCTGGTATCGAAATTCTCACCCAGGTCGCTCAAGTAACTTACGAGCCGGATCTCAGCCCGGCGACGTTGCTTGAGACCATTCCCCAGTACGACGCTTTGATGATCCGCTCGGGCACCAAGGTGACCGCCCTGGTGATCGAAGCGGCCCAGCGCCTGCGGATCATCGGCCGCGCCGGGGTGGGTGTCGACAATGTCGATCTGCAGGCTGCCACCCGCAAGGGGATCGTCGTGGTCAACTCCCCCGAGGGCAACACGATCGCCGCCGCCGAGCACGCCATCGCCTTGATGATGAGCCTGTCGCGCCACGTGGGCGAAGCGAACGCCTCACTAAAAGCCGGCCAGTGGAAGCGCTCGCAATTTATCGGCGTCGAAGTCTACAAAAAGACGATCGGCGTGGTGGGCCTGGGCCGCATCGGCTCGCATGTGACGCGGGTGGCGCGGGCACTCGGCATGCAGATCGTCGCCTTCGACCCGTATATTTCCGCCGAGCGCGCCCAGCAGCTGGGGGCACGCCTGGTCGATCTGGAACAACTGTTTCACGAGGCCGACTACATCACGCTGCATGTGCCGCGCACGCCGGAGACCACCCACCTCATCAACGAGAAGACCCTCGCCTCGATGAAGCCCACGGCCCGGATCATCAACTGTGCCCGCGGCGGCCTCATCGACGAGCAGGCGCTTTATGTCGCCCTCAAGGAAGGCCGCATCGCCGGGGCCGCCCTCGATGTCTTCGAGAACGAACCGCTCGGCGAATCGCCCCTGTGCGCCCTCGGGCGCGAGGTGATCCTCACGCCCCACCTGGGTGCTTCGACCGAAGAGGCCCAGACCAACGTCGCCATTGATGTGGCCGAGCAGATTCGCGATGTGCTTCTGGGTCTACCCGCCCGCACGGCGGTCAACATCCCAGGCCTGCGAGCCGAGGTGCTGCAGGAACTGAAGCCCTATCTGGAACTGGCCGACACCCTGGGCAACCTTGTGGGCCAACTGGCCGGCGGCCGAGTGGATGCCCTTGACATTCGCCTGCAGGGCATTCTCGCGGCTAAAGACGCCCAGCCCATTGTCGTGGCCGCCCTCAAGGGCCTGCTCACCCCGGCGCTGCGCGAGCGGGTCAACTTCGTCAACGCGCTGCTTGAGGCCAAGGAGCGGGGCATTCGGGTGACCGAGACGCGCGATTCGGCCTTCGCCGATTACGCGGGCTCGATCCGCCTGGAGGCGCGCGGCCCGGAGGGCGAGCGCTCCGTCACAGGCGCACTTTTGGCTGAGGACGAACTGCGCATCACCAACATCGACGAATTTCCGATCAGCGTCGCCCCGAGCCGCTACATGCTCATCACCCTGCACCGCGACATGCCGGGGATCATCGGCAAGGTGGGTTCGTTTCTGGGCTCCTACAACGTCAACATCGCCGGCATGCAGGTGGGTCGCAAACTGGTGCGCGGCGACGCGGTGATGATGGTCTCCCTCGACGACCCGCTGCCGGAAGGGTTGTTAGGGGAGATTGAGTCGGTCCCCGGTATCCGCAAGGCGTATACGGTCAATCTTTGA
- a CDS encoding RNA methyltransferase yields MNVRIVLVATQGARNLGAIARVIKNFDLSELWLVAPECSPKDEEARHMAVHAADVLDQARIVASLSQALADCTRVAGTTARTRTVSDPPLLPAEGARWLRADKGTAAYVFGPEDRGLSNEELAHCQRTVQIPTGAAYPSLNLAQAVGICAYALFTDSKPPSPVFQNEPMPEAEVLEGFYGHLERTLLAIGYLQEHTAERKLEKFRRLFNRAGLTAQEVALLRGVLRQIDWASTQNPARQLPLTPDT; encoded by the coding sequence TTGAACGTCCGCATCGTCCTGGTTGCAACGCAGGGGGCACGGAACCTGGGGGCGATCGCCCGGGTGATCAAAAATTTTGATCTGTCCGAGTTGTGGCTGGTGGCGCCCGAGTGCTCGCCCAAGGACGAGGAGGCGCGCCACATGGCCGTGCACGCAGCGGATGTGCTCGATCAAGCCCGGATCGTAGCGAGCCTTTCGCAGGCCCTGGCAGATTGCACTCGGGTGGCCGGCACCACAGCCCGCACCCGCACGGTCAGCGATCCGCCCCTTTTACCCGCCGAAGGAGCGCGCTGGCTGCGGGCGGACAAAGGAACGGCAGCCTACGTGTTTGGCCCCGAAGATCGCGGGCTCAGCAATGAAGAGCTGGCCCACTGCCAGCGCACCGTGCAGATTCCCACTGGTGCAGCTTACCCGTCGCTCAATCTGGCGCAAGCTGTGGGAATCTGCGCCTACGCGCTTTTTACAGATAGCAAGCCTCCCTCACCCGTCTTTCAGAACGAGCCGATGCCTGAGGCGGAAGTGCTGGAGGGCTTCTATGGCCATCTAGAAAGGACGCTACTGGCTATTGGCTATCTGCAGGAGCACACGGCGGAGCGCAAACTCGAAAAGTTTCGCCGCCTATTTAACCGGGCGGGCCTCACTGCCCAGGAAGTAGCCCTGCTGCGCGGTGTGCTCAGACAGATCGACTGGGCAAGTACCCAAAACCCAGCTCGCCAACTCCCCCTGACACCTGACACCTGA